In the genome of Polaribacter sp. MED152, one region contains:
- a CDS encoding alpha-amylase family glycosyl hydrolase yields the protein MNKIHSILVVCIISLIVGCTTNKKEGKKVMQVTSNRKTVVYQVFTRLFGNTNTNNKPWGTIEENGVGKFNDFTDKALQEIKDLGVTHIWYTGVPHHGVITDYTKYGISNDDPDVVKGRAGSPYAVKDYYNVNPDLAENVENRLEEFEALIERSHKANLKVIIDIVPNHVARNYQSLSNPEGIKDFGADDDTSVEYALNNNFYYVPNKPFEVPDFINDYKPLGGDTNALSDGKFEENPAKWTGNGARTPKPGFYDWYETVKVNYGVTPAGEKQFDELPTGFENENYESHYNFWKDKNVPDSWVKFRDIALYWTDKGVDGFRFDMAEMVPVEFWSYMNSAIKTKNPEAYLLAEVYQPHLYRDYIKKGKMDYLYDKVQLYDTIKHIMQGHGLTDNIPQIQEDLKDIEHHMLHFLENHDEQRIASPEFAGNALKAKPAMVVSATISTSPTMIYFGQEFGEDGSENAGFGAPSRTSIFDYIGVPSVQRWVNNKKFDGGQSTEEELALRDFYKRLLNFTINSDALMGEYQDIHQFNRENTEWYNDKVLSYVRYKGDEKLIVVSNFNADNTYGFELAVPKNIIEKWNLTEGEYHLEDQLYKTYTTTLKVTENEARVRVDVKPLESFILRVNTKK from the coding sequence ATGAATAAAATACATAGCATTTTAGTGGTTTGTATCATATCATTAATTGTGGGCTGTACCACTAATAAAAAGGAGGGTAAAAAAGTAATGCAAGTAACTTCTAATAGAAAAACAGTTGTTTATCAGGTATTTACAAGGTTATTTGGTAATACAAATACCAATAACAAACCTTGGGGTACAATTGAAGAAAATGGAGTAGGTAAATTCAATGATTTTACAGACAAAGCACTTCAAGAAATAAAAGATTTAGGTGTAACTCATATTTGGTATACAGGGGTTCCTCATCATGGGGTTATAACAGATTATACTAAATATGGCATTTCAAATGATGACCCTGATGTGGTTAAAGGTAGAGCTGGTTCACCTTATGCAGTAAAAGATTATTACAATGTAAATCCAGATTTGGCTGAAAATGTAGAAAACAGATTAGAAGAGTTTGAAGCTTTAATAGAAAGATCTCATAAAGCAAATTTAAAAGTAATTATAGATATTGTACCTAATCATGTTGCACGTAATTACCAAAGTTTAAGTAACCCTGAAGGTATAAAAGACTTTGGTGCAGATGATGACACTTCTGTGGAATATGCATTGAATAACAATTTTTATTACGTGCCAAACAAACCTTTTGAAGTGCCAGATTTTATAAACGATTACAAACCTTTAGGAGGTGATACCAATGCTTTAAGTGATGGTAAATTTGAAGAAAATCCTGCAAAATGGACAGGAAATGGGGCTAGAACGCCTAAACCAGGTTTTTACGATTGGTATGAAACTGTTAAAGTAAATTATGGTGTTACTCCTGCAGGAGAAAAGCAATTTGATGAATTACCTACTGGTTTTGAAAATGAAAATTATGAATCACACTATAATTTTTGGAAAGATAAAAATGTACCAGATTCATGGGTGAAATTTAGAGATATTGCTTTGTATTGGACAGATAAAGGAGTTGATGGTTTTCGTTTTGATATGGCAGAAATGGTTCCTGTAGAATTTTGGAGTTATATGAATTCAGCTATAAAAACTAAAAATCCTGAGGCTTACTTATTAGCAGAAGTTTATCAACCGCATTTGTATAGAGATTATATTAAGAAAGGTAAAATGGATTATTTGTACGATAAAGTTCAGTTATATGATACCATTAAACACATTATGCAAGGTCATGGATTAACAGATAATATTCCACAAATTCAAGAAGATCTTAAAGATATAGAACATCATATGTTGCATTTTTTAGAAAATCATGATGAACAAAGAATTGCAAGTCCTGAGTTTGCAGGTAATGCTTTAAAAGCAAAACCAGCAATGGTAGTTTCTGCAACAATTTCTACCTCTCCAACTATGATTTACTTTGGTCAAGAATTTGGTGAAGATGGTTCTGAAAACGCAGGTTTTGGAGCACCATCTAGAACATCAATTTTTGATTATATAGGTGTGCCTAGTGTACAAAGATGGGTAAATAATAAAAAATTCGATGGTGGTCAATCTACAGAAGAAGAATTGGCTTTAAGAGATTTTTATAAACGCTTATTAAATTTTACAATCAATAGTGATGCACTTATGGGTGAGTATCAAGATATTCATCAATTTAATAGAGAAAATACAGAGTGGTATAATGATAAAGTGCTGTCTTATGTGCGTTATAAAGGCGATGAAAAACTTATTGTTGTATCCAATTTTAATGCAGATAATACTTATGGTTTTGAGTTGGCTGTTCCTAAAAACATTATAGAAAAATGGAATTTAACTGAAGGTGAATATCATTTAGAAGATCAGCTTTATAAAACGTACACAACTACCCTTAAAGTTACTGAAAATGAAGCTAGAGTAAGGGTTGACGTAAAACCATTAGAATCATTTATACTTAGAGTAAATACTAAAAAATAA
- a CDS encoding alpha-amylase family glycosyl hydrolase, whose protein sequence is MKNLLIILSLFFIFSCQEKSESKKIAKSDTQEFVWEGANVYFLLTDRFNNGDVSNDLNFGRTQETGKLRGFEGGDIKGITQKIKEGYFTDLGINAIWMTPVVEQIHGGTDEGTGMSYGYHGYWAKDWTNIDPNYGTKEDLKELVDLAHKNGIRILLDAVINHTGPVTEKDPVWPSNWVRTEPQCEYSNYENTITCTLVKNLPDIRTESNENVELPPQLVAKWKAEGRYEQEAKELDAFFERTGHPKAPRFYIMKWLTDYIIEFGIDGYRVDTVKHTEEFVWQEFKQECDFAFEEFKRNNPDKVLDDTNFYLVGEVYNYAISHGKAFDFGDKKVNYFDNAFNSLINFEIKWNAKQMEANKVFKKYDSLLNTSLKGYGVLNYMTSHDDGQPFDKDRSQPYKTANMLLLTPGTSQVYYGDESARDLTIEGTVGDATLRSFMNWNDIHKNEDTNKVLHHWQKLGQFRANHMAVGAGRHQLISNDNGLVFSRVRNGDKVVIGLHLTNQNVTIDVSNLYEDGDQISDFYSNKVFEVNNGMLEITTDNDIFLLEKK, encoded by the coding sequence ATGAAAAATTTATTAATCATTCTTTCGCTTTTCTTCATTTTTAGTTGTCAAGAAAAATCAGAATCAAAAAAGATTGCAAAATCAGATACTCAAGAGTTTGTTTGGGAAGGAGCAAACGTTTATTTCTTGCTAACAGATCGCTTTAATAATGGGGATGTTTCAAATGATTTAAATTTTGGCAGAACCCAAGAAACAGGTAAACTTCGTGGTTTTGAAGGTGGAGATATTAAAGGTATTACCCAAAAAATCAAAGAGGGTTATTTTACAGATTTAGGTATCAATGCTATTTGGATGACACCAGTTGTAGAGCAAATTCATGGAGGTACAGATGAAGGTACAGGTATGTCTTATGGCTATCATGGTTATTGGGCTAAAGATTGGACAAATATTGATCCTAATTATGGTACTAAAGAAGATTTGAAAGAGCTAGTAGATTTAGCGCATAAAAACGGAATTAGAATTTTATTAGATGCAGTTATTAATCATACAGGTCCTGTAACAGAAAAAGATCCTGTTTGGCCTTCTAATTGGGTTAGAACAGAGCCTCAATGTGAGTATAGTAATTACGAAAATACAATAACTTGTACTTTAGTTAAGAATTTACCAGATATTAGAACAGAGAGTAATGAAAATGTAGAATTACCTCCTCAGCTAGTTGCAAAATGGAAAGCTGAAGGACGCTATGAGCAAGAAGCGAAAGAGTTGGATGCCTTTTTTGAGAGAACAGGTCATCCAAAAGCACCACGATTTTATATAATGAAATGGCTTACAGATTATATTATTGAGTTTGGTATAGATGGTTATAGAGTAGACACTGTAAAACATACAGAAGAATTTGTGTGGCAAGAATTTAAGCAAGAATGCGATTTTGCCTTTGAAGAATTTAAAAGGAACAATCCAGATAAGGTTTTAGATGATACTAACTTTTATTTAGTAGGAGAGGTTTATAATTATGCCATTTCACATGGTAAAGCTTTTGATTTTGGCGATAAAAAGGTGAATTATTTTGATAATGCGTTTAATAGCTTAATCAATTTTGAGATTAAATGGAATGCAAAACAAATGGAAGCGAATAAAGTATTTAAAAAATACGATTCGTTACTAAATACAAGTTTAAAAGGCTATGGTGTTTTAAATTATATGACATCTCACGATGATGGTCAGCCTTTTGATAAAGACCGTTCACAACCTTATAAAACTGCAAATATGCTGCTGTTAACACCAGGAACTTCTCAGGTGTATTATGGAGATGAATCTGCAAGAGATTTAACTATAGAAGGTACAGTTGGTGATGCTACCTTACGTTCTTTTATGAATTGGAATGATATCCATAAAAATGAGGACACCAATAAGGTTTTACATCATTGGCAGAAGTTAGGACAATTTAGAGCAAATCATATGGCTGTTGGTGCAGGTAGGCATCAATTAATCTCTAACGATAATGGTTTGGTATTTTCAAGAGTAAGAAATGGAGATAAGGTTGTTATAGGTTTACATTTAACAAATCAGAATGTTACTATTGATGTTTCAAACTTATATGAAGATGGAGATCAGATTAGCGATTTTTATTCAAATAAAGTTTTTGAAGTAAATAACGGAATGTTAGAAATTACAACAGACAACGATATTTTTCTGCTAGAAAAGAAATAA